TGCCGGCACTGGAGAAGCTGGGCCTTATGAATGCCTATGGGGAGGAAAGCGCCTCCATGAAATTTTCACCTGAAGCTAATTTCGGAAGCTGCGGACTCATGCATTTTGGGGCAGATACGTTTATGGGCCATCAGGAGATCATGGGAACCCTTCCCAAAAAACCGGAAGTCCATCCCTTTCAGGAAAAGGCAGACCCAGTAAAAGCCCATCTGGAGGCAAATGGACACCAGGTACAGGTCATAGAGCGGCAGGGGCTGCGCTATCTGCTGGTGGACCAATATGTAACCGTAGCAGATAATCTGGAAGCTGATTTAGGGATGTGCTACAACGTAACGGCTCCTTTGGATCTGATCTCCTTTGAAGAGGAATATGCCATTGCCAGAAAAGTAAGGGAAGTAGTGACCGTAGGCCGGGTGATTGTGTTTGGCGGAACCGGAAATACCATGGAAGACCTCTGGAACGCCGAAGAAGTGAAGCAAGGCCGCTTCATCGGCATTGCGTCTGCAAAATCCAAGTCCTACGATCATGGCTACCAGTGCAGACACTTAGGTTATGGAGTGGATCAGAATGTACAGGCTCCCACAATTCTCACAAAAGCAGGCTTTGACTGTACCCTGATTGGAAAAGTAGCTGACATTGTGTCCAATGACAGGGGACTGAGCATTTCCTGTGTACCCACACAGGAAGTAATGGACCTTACGTTTCGGGAAACAGAAGCCATGAATCAGGGCTTTTTGTGTACCAATGTTCAGGAAACCGACTTAGCCGGGCATTCCCAGTCCACCATGACTTATAAAAAAATCCTGGAAATCGCAGACCAGGGAATCAGCAGGCTTTTGCCGGAACTGACTTTCCAGGACATTCTGGTGATCATGGCTGACCACGGAAATGATCCTGCTATCGGTCACAGTAAGCATACCAGGGAACGTGTTCCCCTTCTTGTATATAAAAAGGGAATAACAGGAAAAATCCTTGGAAGGAGAACAACCCTGTCTGACATAGGCGCGACCGTATGTAATTATTTTGGCACAGACGATCCGCAAAACGGAGAATCCTTCTTGCAGGTTCTAAAAAATTGAAGTTAAGGAATTTAGCCATAAAAGAATCATGAGAGAAACGGCCAGGGCCGCACCCTCATGATTCTTTCTTTTCCTATGAGATTACTCAACTGTCACAGACTTCGCCAGATTCCTTGGCTGATCCACATCCAGATCCTTACCCACAGAAGCATAATATGCAATAAGCTGAAGCACAACCGCTATTGGAAATACGGTAAACCGGTCGCCGATCTCCGGAATATTAATCTGAACATCAGCAATTCCAGGCTCAACCTTTGATTTCTCCTTTGTCAATAAAATAACAAATGCTCCTCTTGCCTTTACTTCCCTGATATTGGAGATGGTCTTTGAAAAAATCTTTTCCTGTGTTGCAATGGCAATAACTGGAACCTGATCTGTTATAAGAGCAATTGTCCCGTGTTTCAATTCCCCTGCAGCATAAGCTTCCGCATGAATATAGGAGATTTCTTTTAATTTCAAAGCTCCTTCCAGGGAAAAAGCGTAATCAAGGCCACGCCCGATAAAAAATGCATCCGGCTTATTGATCAGGTGTGTTACCAAAGCTTTTACTTCATCCTTTTTTTCAATCATGGCCTCCATGGCCGGTATGGCATCAAGCAGCTTTTTAATAAAATCCTCGGCTTCCTCATGGTCATAATTTCCCCGGACAAAGGCCATCCGGCAGCAAACCATATAAAGAGCCGCCAGCTGGACAGAATATGCTTTGGTGCTGGCGACCGCAATTTCCGGGCCTGCATGAGTGAAAAGAACGTAATCACTCTCTCTGGCAATGGTAGAACCTTTTACATTGACCACGGAGAGGGTAGCAGCGCCGCAGGCTTTTGCCAGCCGCAAGGCCGCCAGGGTATCAATGGTCTCCCCTGACTGGGATATGATGATGACCAGGGTGTTACGATCAATGAGGGGATCCTCATAACGGAATTCAGAAGCAATGGAAACCGTAACAGGGATCCGAAGGAGCGGCTCCATAAGAGCCCTTGCCACCATCCCTGCATGCATGGCAGTACCGCAGGCCACAATATGAACCTGGCTGCACTGTTCTAACACGGTATCCGGTATGCCGTCATCGCCAAAGTCCGGAAGCCCCTTTACCAGGCGCGGTAATATGGTATTTTTAAGGGCATCCGGCTGTTCGTGGATTTCCTTCAGCATGAAATGGGGGAAACCATTCTTCATGGCTGCATCCATGTTCCAGTTTACCTCCATAAGCTCCGGAACTTCTTCCTCCTGCTTAAGATTGTAAAGATGTACCTTATAGGAGGTGAGTTTTACAATATGATCCTCCGGAACCACAAAATACTGCCTGGTATATGGAATGAGGGCAGTCAGGTCTGAAGCTACAAAAGAACCGGAACGGGTATAGGCCACTACCAAAGGGCTGACATTACGGATTGCATAAATTTCACCGGGATGATCCTCAAACATCACACAAAAGCTGTAGGAACCCTTTAAATAGGCGGTAAATTTTGAAATAGCTTCCACAGGATCTCCCTGATAAATGCTTTCCAATACCCAGGCAGCCACCTCGCTGTCTGTTTCAGAGCGAAGCTTGCCCTCCAGATGAAAATCCAGGGTAAGCTGATGATAATTTTCTATAATGCCATTATGAACCAGGGTGATCCGTCCGGCCTGATGGGGATGGGTATTCTGGGTCGTCACACCTCCATGGGTCGCCCACCTGGTATGTCCAAGACCACAATGTGACACCTCTGTGATTCCTTTGCATTCTGCCTTTAAATTAGATACTTTTCCTGTATGTCTGATCAGACGGGTATGGGAATTCTCCATAAAAAGAGCAATGCCTGCGCTGTCATATCCCCGGTATTCCAGCTGGGATAATCCCTCCAGTAATATTCTTTTAGAGTCCAATGGTCCTGTATATCCAATAATTCCGCACATAATTTTGCAATCTCCTTAAATTTTCATTTTATATCTGCACTTATTCTTAAAAATGGCAAACAAAAAACAAGCTGTCTGGCTCCAAATTTTAAAAACGGCAGCTTTTATCACATTCTGTTATATCTCCGGTTCCAACGCGTTTGTTTTGCAGTTACCCGCATATTTCACGTAGGATACACGCCCGGAGGGGCATGGAAGGGCATCCGCCGAAAATTCGATAACCCTTCACCTCGTCAACCCTTGATACCATTTTCCTGGGAAAAATGTTCACGATCGTATCAACAGGTACATGGCGCTTAGCTTTGCTATTGTTATTTATGCCTCCTTCATAAATCTAGTTTATTATAGCCTTTGATCGTTTGTGCGTCAATACCATGATTTACATTCATTTTACGAAAAGTACCTTTTTCATTTTACATCAATTCTATAAAATGAATTTATGATATGCAGAAAGGTTATGATTCCACACCTCAGTCCGCAGGAGCTCTTCTCAGCGTATTCCCTGAAGCAAGGCAGATCGTGGAAACAGAGTTCGAAAACATGAGCATCAATAAGTCCATTGAAGACTATAATCTTATTAACGGCTGGATTTATTTCGAAAGGATATTGACAGATGAGAACAAAAGTTTGGGCTCACAGAGGCGCTTCCGCTTATGCGCCGGAAAATACGCTGGAGGCTTTTGAACTGGCCATCAGGCAGAAAGCAGACGGAATAGAACTGGACATACAAATGACAAAAGATGGGAAGCTGGCTGTCATACACGATGAGACCATTGACCGCACCTGCGACGGCACCGGTTATGTAAAAGACTTCACCATGGAAGAACTGAAAAGGTTTCATTGCAGCAAAATCCGGCCGGAATTTGGCAGCTCAGCCATTCCAGAACTGACAGAAGTATTGGAGCTTGTAAAGCCTTTTGATCTTACTGTTAATATCGAACTGAAAACAGGGAACTTCCGTTACAGAGGAATTGAGAAGGAAGTATTAAAGCAGGTTAAAAATGCCGGGTTAGAGGAACGGGTCATCTATTCCTCCTTCCATCCCCCCAGCATTGTGAAGGTAAAGAAACTAAATCCCAATGCATTAACCGGCCTTCTTATTTCAGACGGTTTTATTAACGTTACCGGATACGCAAAATTACTGGGGGCAGATGCACTTCATCCGTCTCTCAACCTCCTCCGGTCTAAAAAACTGATCAAGAGCGCAAAAAAAAGAAAGCTTCTGCTCCATGTCTGGACCGTGGATGACAAAAACATGATGAAATACCTTGCAGAGCAGGAGATTGATGCCATAATTACCAATTATCCTGATATTGCAAAAGAAATTATAGATAAGAAAGGAAGATCATATGATACGATTAGTCGCATCTGACATGGATGGAACTCTTCTAAACCGGTATGGAAAGATTTCCGCCTTAAATATTGCCGCCATTGAGGCTCTCAGGCGGAAAAACATCGGTTTTGTAGTCTGCACAGGCAGAAACTTTGAGGATGCTTTTTCCCCCTTAAAAGAAGCCGGAATTTCCTGTGATATCATTTGCATGAACGGCGCTGCCGTTTTTAACAGCTTTGGAATACAACTGAGAAAGCAGCCGCTGTTAAAAAAACAGGTAAACCGTATTCTCAACATTTGCCGCCCGTTTTCCGTTCTTTATGACTTTATGACAGAAGAGGGAAGTTACACCACCTCCACCACGGAAGACTTTCGGAAAAGCTTTGAGGATAAGATTTTTCTTCCTATGGTTTCCGATGAGCATACCTACGAGACCATTGCAGCGCGGTTTCGCTTTACAACAGAAGAAGTGCTTCTTAGATCCTCCTGGGAGATTTATAAAATGTCTGTTGTCCATGAAAACCCGGAAGTCTTAAAGCAGATTCGCTGTGCTCTGGAAAAAGAAGAAGGAATTTCAATTGCTTCATCGGCCCCCTCCAATCTGGAACTGACTCACATAAGGGCGCAAAAGGGATCAGTCCTTATGGATTATGCGGCAAGCGCCAACATCCGTCCCAGGGAAATCCTTGCCATTGGAGACAGTGAAAACGACTTATCCATGCTCACCCTTCCGTTAGGGTATACCATTGCCATGGGCAATGCCTCGGAAATAATAAAACGCAGAGCACGCCTCATAACCAGAAATAACGATGAGGATGGAGTTGCTGCTGCCATTGATGCCTTAATTCTTTCTGATGCAGCCACAGTCTATTGACCCTTTCACCAATCTTAATAAACTATTAAATCTTTTTTTCTGTATTTTGGTCTCGGACTATGCTATAGTTCTATTCTAGAAAAAAATTACGGGAACGATAGCAGATGAATTTGAAAAAAACGGTCAAAGTACAGATATCAGCCGCCATGTTTATGGCTCTTATGAGTGTGTGCCTTTGCACATATTCCCAATCTTATACTTCACCCTACGATAGACTTAATATCATACCGGCAGCAGAAACCACCTTTCTGGCAAAAGCCGAAGTAAAAGAGGAAATCCCCGAGGAAGCAGCAGAGGAACCTGCTCCTTTTGTTCCTTCCCTTTCCACATTTAATCTTGCATTTATTTATGGAGAAGGCGACAGCCAGGAAAAAAGCCTGGGAGCAGAAGCAGCGGAAGCCCTTTCCCGCAAGGATTCGGATTGGCTGGCTTCCATTTACCAGCTGGCCAGTAAAAGCCCTGAACAGGCCGCATCAAGCCTTGGAATTCCAACAGCTCCATTAAAAGGGCTTTCCTTCAATAAGATTGATATTGCCTTTTATGATGAAAAAGGGAACATGATCTCCCCTCAGTCCAATATCCAGGAAATCATGGCAATGGCCAATACATATTTTTATTATAGTGCACCGGAGGATTACGATGCTTTTTTAAGTTATGCCCTTAAGCTGTGGGAAAGCTCTCACAGCTTCCAGTATTCCATCAGTGAGGTCTATGATTGCGGCGGTACCCTGGAAGGGAAAGCAGCCGTCCCCCAGCTGGAACGGACAGCCACACCGGCCCAGGCAGAAACGGCGGTTGTTCCGGAATCTTCTGCCGCCGGAGAAAGTGCCACAGGCAATGCGGAGGCTCTCCTTCCTTCAAAGGAAATCGGACCTGGTATCGCACTTAGGGAAGCCGCAGCGGCAGCAGCACAACCAGAAACGGAAGCTCCGGCAGAAACAGAAGCAGCTTTGCCTTCCGTCTGTCCCGGACACGTGGATCTTCACGTGAAAGCGGTGATTGCAGGACTTTCAGACCCAAAGAAGGGCTTATTTGCCCTTGATGCCGTTGGAAATGAGCCAAAAGAAGAGGGCCTCTGGCAGGGTTGGACGGAGGAGAACAAAACCTATGCCTCTGATCTGGCAAAACAGGACTGGTCAGAATGCTACGGCTTAACCCTTTCCCCTTCATTTATCACCAATCCCCTTTCCTATGAGGAAATTAACAATTATATGAGCCGCCTTCCTGAAAATCTTTCAGAAGACCGGAAAAAACTGATCCATTATGCCTTGTCCTCCGTAGGAAGAGTTCCTTACTACTGGGGCGGCAAGCCATCATCTGCAGGCTATGAAAAAAACAATTTCGGGTCCCTGGTATCACCGGATGAAAAAGGCCGTTCCATGAAGGGGCTGGACTGCTCCGGCTGGATCAGCTGGGTATACTGGTCCGCTCTCAGTAAGCGTTTGTCCTGTGAGAGTACAGGAGGTCTGATTTCCTGCGGAACCCCTATCCAGAAAAATGACTTACAGTCAGGCGATATTCTCTTAAAGACAGGAGATGACGCCCATGTGGTCATGTTTCTCTGTTGGGAGAGCAACGGAAATATGACGGTGATCCACGAATCCAGCGCATTGGTCAATAATGTAACGGTTACAACAATGGATGCAAACTGGCCTTACTGCAGAAAGCTGATTGACTGATAAAATTAAGAGAAAAGCAAGAAATTACAGCCTGGTTTCTGATAGAATAGATAGGATCTGCCAAAGAAAATATTGGAAAGGATTGATTATTCGGTCATGGATTATGAGGATGAATTAGACCGCATGCGGGCCCGCAAAAAGCGGGAGGGCAGCAGAAAAGCGGGGAGTGCTGACAGGGCGCGCCCGGCAGAAAAAAAGCACGGAGCGCATACGGCAAAAGGGGACAGGACTTATTATAGTACAGGTGATGGAAGGAATCCGCGTGTCCGTTATAACGGGCCGCAAAATAACGCCAACCGGAAGGCAAGTAAAAAGCGGAAGCGCAAACACAAGCAGAGAGTGGTACTTACGGAGCTTGTAATTTTAGCACTGGTGCTGCTGGCCGGGTTTTTTATATTGAAACAGCGTACCCATCAGAAAGGATTTTGGACCATTGCTATTTTTGGCGTGGATGCGAGAGATGGCAGTCTGGAAAAGGGCTCCCTATCTGACGTGGAAATGATCTGCAACATTGATAAAGCTACCGGCGAAATAAAACTGGTATCTGTTTACAGGGATACATATTTAAAGATCAACAGCAAAGGAACCTATCACAAGATTAACGAGGCTTATTTTAAAGGCGGCCATAAACAAGCAGTAGACGCATTAAATGAGAATCTGGATCTTAACATAGATGATTACGCCACATTTAACTGGAAGGCCGTTGCTGATGCCATTA
The nucleotide sequence above comes from Lacrimispora sp. BS-2. Encoded proteins:
- a CDS encoding phosphopentomutase, which gives rise to MKKRFIVIVLDGFGIGAMEDARIVRPGDEKANTLRSILKDYPDLKLPALEKLGLMNAYGEESASMKFSPEANFGSCGLMHFGADTFMGHQEIMGTLPKKPEVHPFQEKADPVKAHLEANGHQVQVIERQGLRYLLVDQYVTVADNLEADLGMCYNVTAPLDLISFEEEYAIARKVREVVTVGRVIVFGGTGNTMEDLWNAEEVKQGRFIGIASAKSKSYDHGYQCRHLGYGVDQNVQAPTILTKAGFDCTLIGKVADIVSNDRGLSISCVPTQEVMDLTFRETEAMNQGFLCTNVQETDLAGHSQSTMTYKKILEIADQGISRLLPELTFQDILVIMADHGNDPAIGHSKHTRERVPLLVYKKGITGKILGRRTTLSDIGATVCNYFGTDDPQNGESFLQVLKN
- the glmS gene encoding glutamine--fructose-6-phosphate transaminase (isomerizing), yielding MCGIIGYTGPLDSKRILLEGLSQLEYRGYDSAGIALFMENSHTRLIRHTGKVSNLKAECKGITEVSHCGLGHTRWATHGGVTTQNTHPHQAGRITLVHNGIIENYHQLTLDFHLEGKLRSETDSEVAAWVLESIYQGDPVEAISKFTAYLKGSYSFCVMFEDHPGEIYAIRNVSPLVVAYTRSGSFVASDLTALIPYTRQYFVVPEDHIVKLTSYKVHLYNLKQEEEVPELMEVNWNMDAAMKNGFPHFMLKEIHEQPDALKNTILPRLVKGLPDFGDDGIPDTVLEQCSQVHIVACGTAMHAGMVARALMEPLLRIPVTVSIASEFRYEDPLIDRNTLVIIISQSGETIDTLAALRLAKACGAATLSVVNVKGSTIARESDYVLFTHAGPEIAVASTKAYSVQLAALYMVCCRMAFVRGNYDHEEAEDFIKKLLDAIPAMEAMIEKKDEVKALVTHLINKPDAFFIGRGLDYAFSLEGALKLKEISYIHAEAYAAGELKHGTIALITDQVPVIAIATQEKIFSKTISNIREVKARGAFVILLTKEKSKVEPGIADVQINIPEIGDRFTVFPIAVVLQLIAYYASVGKDLDVDQPRNLAKSVTVE
- a CDS encoding glycerophosphodiester phosphodiesterase, yielding MRTKVWAHRGASAYAPENTLEAFELAIRQKADGIELDIQMTKDGKLAVIHDETIDRTCDGTGYVKDFTMEELKRFHCSKIRPEFGSSAIPELTEVLELVKPFDLTVNIELKTGNFRYRGIEKEVLKQVKNAGLEERVIYSSFHPPSIVKVKKLNPNALTGLLISDGFINVTGYAKLLGADALHPSLNLLRSKKLIKSAKKRKLLLHVWTVDDKNMMKYLAEQEIDAIITNYPDIAKEIIDKKGRSYDTISRI
- a CDS encoding Cof-type HAD-IIB family hydrolase, which encodes MIRLVASDMDGTLLNRYGKISALNIAAIEALRRKNIGFVVCTGRNFEDAFSPLKEAGISCDIICMNGAAVFNSFGIQLRKQPLLKKQVNRILNICRPFSVLYDFMTEEGSYTTSTTEDFRKSFEDKIFLPMVSDEHTYETIAARFRFTTEEVLLRSSWEIYKMSVVHENPEVLKQIRCALEKEEGISIASSAPSNLELTHIRAQKGSVLMDYAASANIRPREILAIGDSENDLSMLTLPLGYTIAMGNASEIIKRRARLITRNNDEDGVAAAIDALILSDAATVY
- a CDS encoding NlpC/P60 family protein, with amino-acid sequence MNLKKTVKVQISAAMFMALMSVCLCTYSQSYTSPYDRLNIIPAAETTFLAKAEVKEEIPEEAAEEPAPFVPSLSTFNLAFIYGEGDSQEKSLGAEAAEALSRKDSDWLASIYQLASKSPEQAASSLGIPTAPLKGLSFNKIDIAFYDEKGNMISPQSNIQEIMAMANTYFYYSAPEDYDAFLSYALKLWESSHSFQYSISEVYDCGGTLEGKAAVPQLERTATPAQAETAVVPESSAAGESATGNAEALLPSKEIGPGIALREAAAAAAQPETEAPAETEAALPSVCPGHVDLHVKAVIAGLSDPKKGLFALDAVGNEPKEEGLWQGWTEENKTYASDLAKQDWSECYGLTLSPSFITNPLSYEEINNYMSRLPENLSEDRKKLIHYALSSVGRVPYYWGGKPSSAGYEKNNFGSLVSPDEKGRSMKGLDCSGWISWVYWSALSKRLSCESTGGLISCGTPIQKNDLQSGDILLKTGDDAHVVMFLCWESNGNMTVIHESSALVNNVTVTTMDANWPYCRKLID